One Streptomyces sp. ML-6 genomic region harbors:
- a CDS encoding non-ribosomal peptide synthetase/type I polyketide synthase, whose product MPDVNSASVSDKVAIIGMGCRLPGGASDPRTYWQNLMEGKDCITPTPADRYDVGTLGSRHKEKPGRLIGGRGGYIDGFDEFDPAFFGISPREADHMDPQQRKLLEVAWEALEDGGQRPAELAGSNTAVFVGAFTLDYKILQFSDLGFSSLASHTATGTMMTMVSNRLSYCFDFRGPSLSIDTACSSSLVAVHLACQSLHKRETDLALAGGVLLHMAPQYTIAETKGGFLSPDGRSRAFDASANGYVRAEGVGIVALKRLDDALRDGDPIHAVILGAGVNQDGRTNGITVPNADAQVSLIRRVCGEAGITPGDLQYVEAHGTSTPVGDPIEANALSRALAEGRSPENACYVGSVKANIGHTESAAGIAGLIKTVLCLKHRLIPPHINLDRVNPAIDQATSPYRIPVEPTRWPEHEGPARAGVNSFGFGGTNAHIVLEEAPVRDVRPGAPEERAWNILPLTARTPEALPEVAAGIRRELAGENGTEVSLPDLGHTLARRRQHLESRLSVVYSSRAELDERLAAFLDGEPRPGLTHGRRLDAEQRGLVWVFTGMGPQWWGMGRQLFEGDEVFREAVTRCDRLIRSIAGWSLIEEMNAEESESRMGETWLAQPANFAVQVGLAAMWRHYGVQPDAVVGHSTGEAAAFYEAGVYTLEDAVRIVLHRSRLQQKLTGTGTMLAVSLPEAEAQRRVAAYGDRVSVAAVNSPSAVTLAGDRDALAELARELDAEQIFAKFLMVQVPYHSAGMKSIKDELLASLDGITPRAATVPVYLTGQEGTAHGTELDADYWWKNVRDRVRFRAAIDRLADDGYGLFLEIGPHPVLAHSIRECLENRGATVRTLPSIRRQENEPERFATSLAELHNLGVPIAWDTLHPAGRPVTLPRYPWRRDRYWTEPAPVAQVRLGRVDHPLLGRRTTDTEPTWHATLDTERLPYLDDHRIQSTVVFPAAGYLEMATQAVRSLTGGTHAVLTDIEFRKALFLPEGEDREVRLTLSSQNAAFTIASAGQDENDRAVHAGGVVRSGQPRPAGPPADTEALRARARHRLTGEDCYTALAALGYHYGPAFRAIEEVWIGSGEVLARLRPPAAIGDDAAGHHIHPVLLDACFQSLLATRLADDGAGETPDGSPSGIRLPLSIEEMCLAPVGDRPIWVHATVTREDADELVGDMTLHADDGEPLGAIHGFRAADVEKASTAVGLGTIDSWLAETVWIDRPFAPDENTDPAATGAEEVSTVGDWLVFADGRGVGDALSALLTERGERCRLVRPGDTYRKGDDGREFTVTPDSAADLERLLTDLDGGEEGTTSVGTVVHLWNLDLPHLDEATPQDLVRHSGTGAYSLIALARALLRRGATGRLHIVTRGAQLVEPGETVEPLGAPAWGVGRVLRHQELTSHRGKLIDLDPGTRGEEGHRAEARALLRELLNDDEEEIALRGANRLTSRIRQAEGLTHPLPLRLRTDANYLVTGAFGALGRLLCRTLVRRGARSLILIGRTALPERSAWRDLDPAGAPGRAAAFVRELEALGARVVLAPLDITDETAFTSWLETHRSTDPLPVRGVFHLAGQVRDTLVPDMDRQTFADAHDPKAVGAYLLHRHLRDEPLDHFVLFASIASLLTTAGQTNYAAGNAFLDALAQHRRALGLPGLSLDWGPWATGMIEELGLVGHYLHSRGMSSLAPDVGMAVLERVIGQDRPQLLVATVVDWPVFLAWYATPPALVAELARTAPAGKADGTGEGILDLFRAADADERLALVAGRFTALTASVLRTGPERIDPQAGLNALGLDSLLAMELRARLGSELGVAPPVVALLSGTPVGELIQQLHDGLAEAVAHESGGDGAGEVEVFEDELRHPLTQNQKALWFLRQLNPDGYAYNIGGAVEVRVELDPDLMFEAVRCMVVRHPALRTNFLTVDGVPLQQVSSDTEPDVALFDVQDQEWEDIHSTIVAEYRRPYDLEHDRLFRFRLFKRGPDRWVIMKAVHHIVSDAISTFTFIEELLAVYEGLRQGQAPSLPPVTARYLDFLNAQNRFLAGPAAPRMLDYWRSHLPAQVPTLELPVDKPRPAVQTHNGASEFFVLDTGLSARVHELAREHDVTPFMVLLSAYYLLLQRYSGQDQVIVGSPVTGRTEQDFASVYGYFVNPLPLHADLSGDPTTAQLLQQVRTTVLGGLDNQEYPFVLLVDKLGLQHDPSRSAVFQAMFILLTHKVATEKYGYRLQYIELPEEEGQFDVTLSVYEDEAEHRFHCVLKYNTDLFLPETMRRMAAHYTTLLDSMTTAPADRPTSRLEMIGAQERELLVGEWSGARNAAAQKPGTDRPRPVHRLFGEVAARRPDAVALTVPTRHGTPHRMRYAELDRRSEELAQRLRGLGAGTGSVVALCLEKSPELVVALLAVLKAGAAYLPVPPDHPADRLAHTVRSAAVTLVVVEDDTCRDRMAGLPARTLTLRELHDAPLGEDGPRTTQSADDETCLDTPAYIINTSGSTGLPKAVQVSHRSLASAYWAWHQEYRLDHDVRVHLQMAAPSFDVFTGDVVRALCSGGSLVLVDRDLLFDTERLYTTMREEHVDCAEFVPAVVRGLMDHCEREGRRLDFMRLLIVGSDVWKAGEYRRLRGLCGPDTRLLNSYGVTEATIDSAFFEGPLDDLEPGRTVPVGRPLGNSTLHVLDRHGEPVPPGVPGELWIGGDGVALGYAGDPELTARRFVTRTLSREPGAGPERLYRSGDAARWDAEGRIHLLGRIDGQVKLRGHRIEIGEVEAHLAQWPALAGAVVTVRPDARGEEMLCAYCVPAPGTELDRRALRRHLADLLPAHMVPAHFTALPGLPLTANGKVDLAALPEPRPEADDEPEETLRTPFEVSMARHWKELLGLERVGLAHEFFEVGGSSIKLIELIHRLRKEFGVGIPVSLLYRVTTLHGMAATVERLATGGDFDDLPCLSFNSEREPTVFCFPPAGGHGLVYREFAHRLPEYRLIAFNYVPGSDKVVRYADLVESHRPEGKCLLLGYSLGGNLAFEVAKELEGRGREVAHVIVLDSYRILEPYEPGHEHIEIFEAELAEHLRKHTGSDAVARETLDHAAEYLAFCGRTPNLGEVAATVSVVTDEEKTELYAAGARGTWHGSSTTATAVLRGSGSHADMLDSKHVTRNAELVRGIIREGASDVH is encoded by the coding sequence TTGCCCGACGTGAACAGTGCCTCTGTGAGCGACAAAGTGGCGATCATCGGCATGGGTTGCCGCCTGCCCGGCGGTGCGTCGGACCCCCGTACGTACTGGCAGAATCTCATGGAGGGCAAGGACTGCATCACACCGACACCGGCGGATCGTTATGACGTCGGCACACTCGGCAGTCGGCACAAGGAGAAACCCGGCCGGCTGATCGGCGGCCGGGGCGGATACATCGACGGTTTCGACGAGTTCGACCCCGCCTTCTTCGGCATCAGCCCGCGCGAGGCGGACCACATGGACCCCCAGCAGCGCAAACTGCTGGAGGTCGCCTGGGAGGCACTGGAGGACGGCGGCCAGCGCCCGGCGGAGCTCGCCGGCAGCAACACCGCTGTGTTCGTCGGGGCCTTCACCCTGGACTACAAGATCCTCCAGTTCTCCGACCTGGGTTTCTCCTCGCTGGCCTCCCACACCGCCACCGGCACCATGATGACGATGGTCTCGAACCGTCTCTCGTACTGCTTCGACTTCCGCGGCCCCAGCCTCTCCATCGACACCGCGTGCAGTTCCTCCCTGGTGGCGGTGCACCTCGCCTGCCAGAGCCTCCACAAGCGGGAGACCGACCTCGCCCTGGCCGGCGGGGTGTTGCTGCACATGGCGCCGCAGTACACCATCGCCGAGACGAAGGGCGGATTCCTGTCCCCCGACGGCCGCTCGCGAGCGTTCGACGCCTCGGCCAACGGCTACGTACGGGCCGAGGGCGTCGGAATCGTCGCCCTCAAGCGCCTGGACGACGCCCTGCGCGACGGCGACCCGATCCACGCGGTGATCCTCGGCGCGGGGGTCAACCAGGACGGCCGCACCAACGGCATCACCGTGCCCAACGCGGACGCCCAGGTTTCCCTCATCCGGCGCGTCTGCGGCGAGGCCGGCATCACGCCCGGCGACCTCCAATACGTGGAGGCGCACGGCACCTCCACCCCCGTCGGCGACCCCATCGAGGCGAATGCCCTGAGCCGGGCACTGGCCGAGGGCCGCAGCCCGGAGAACGCCTGCTACGTGGGCTCCGTCAAGGCGAACATCGGGCACACCGAATCGGCGGCGGGCATCGCCGGGCTGATCAAGACCGTGCTCTGCCTCAAGCACCGCCTCATCCCGCCCCACATCAACCTGGACCGGGTCAACCCCGCCATCGACCAGGCCACGTCCCCGTACCGCATCCCGGTCGAGCCGACCCGGTGGCCCGAGCACGAGGGCCCCGCACGGGCCGGGGTGAACTCGTTCGGCTTCGGCGGCACCAACGCGCACATCGTGCTGGAGGAGGCACCCGTACGGGACGTACGGCCGGGCGCACCCGAGGAGCGGGCCTGGAACATCCTTCCGCTGACCGCCCGCACCCCGGAGGCACTGCCCGAGGTGGCGGCCGGGATCCGTCGCGAACTGGCGGGGGAGAACGGCACCGAGGTGTCGCTGCCCGACCTCGGCCACACCCTGGCCCGGCGCCGCCAGCACCTGGAGTCGCGGCTCTCCGTCGTGTACTCCTCGCGGGCCGAACTGGACGAGAGGCTCGCCGCCTTCCTCGACGGGGAACCGCGCCCCGGCCTCACCCACGGCAGACGGCTCGACGCCGAACAGCGCGGCCTGGTCTGGGTCTTCACCGGAATGGGACCGCAGTGGTGGGGGATGGGCCGCCAGCTGTTCGAGGGCGACGAGGTGTTCCGGGAGGCGGTCACCCGCTGCGACCGGCTCATCCGCTCGATCGCGGGCTGGTCCCTGATCGAGGAGATGAACGCCGAGGAGTCCGAGTCGCGCATGGGCGAGACCTGGCTCGCGCAGCCCGCCAACTTCGCCGTGCAGGTGGGACTGGCGGCCATGTGGCGCCACTACGGCGTGCAACCCGACGCGGTGGTCGGCCACAGCACCGGTGAGGCCGCCGCCTTCTACGAAGCCGGGGTCTACACCCTGGAGGACGCGGTCAGGATCGTGCTGCACCGCAGCCGGCTCCAGCAGAAACTGACGGGAACGGGCACCATGCTCGCCGTGAGCCTGCCCGAGGCGGAGGCCCAGCGCCGGGTGGCCGCGTACGGGGACCGGGTGTCCGTGGCGGCGGTCAACAGCCCGTCGGCGGTCACCCTGGCCGGGGACCGGGACGCCCTGGCCGAACTGGCCCGGGAACTGGACGCGGAGCAGATTTTCGCCAAGTTCCTCATGGTGCAGGTGCCCTACCACAGCGCGGGCATGAAATCGATCAAGGACGAGCTGCTGGCCTCGCTGGACGGCATCACCCCCCGGGCGGCGACGGTACCGGTCTACCTGACCGGACAGGAGGGCACGGCGCACGGCACCGAACTGGACGCGGACTACTGGTGGAAGAACGTCCGCGACCGGGTCCGCTTCCGCGCCGCCATCGACCGGCTCGCCGACGACGGATACGGGCTGTTCCTGGAGATCGGCCCGCACCCGGTGCTCGCCCACTCCATCCGCGAGTGCCTGGAGAACCGGGGAGCGACCGTCCGGACCCTGCCGTCGATCCGCCGCCAGGAGAACGAACCGGAACGGTTCGCCACCTCACTGGCCGAACTCCACAACCTCGGCGTCCCCATTGCCTGGGACACCCTCCACCCGGCAGGAAGGCCGGTGACCCTGCCCCGGTACCCCTGGCGGCGCGACCGCTACTGGACGGAGCCCGCCCCGGTCGCCCAGGTCCGCCTCGGCCGGGTGGACCACCCCCTGCTGGGCCGCCGCACGACGGACACCGAACCCACCTGGCACGCGACCCTGGACACCGAACGACTGCCCTACCTCGACGACCACCGCATCCAGTCCACGGTGGTCTTCCCGGCGGCCGGTTATCTGGAAATGGCCACCCAGGCCGTTCGCTCCCTGACCGGCGGCACCCACGCCGTGCTGACGGACATCGAGTTCCGCAAGGCCCTGTTCCTGCCCGAGGGCGAGGACCGGGAGGTGCGGCTGACCCTCTCGTCGCAGAACGCGGCGTTCACGATCGCATCGGCCGGGCAGGACGAGAACGACCGGGCGGTGCACGCCGGCGGCGTCGTGCGCTCCGGACAACCGCGCCCCGCCGGACCCCCGGCCGACACCGAAGCACTGCGGGCCCGCGCCCGGCACAGGCTGACCGGCGAGGACTGCTACACGGCACTGGCCGCCCTGGGCTACCACTACGGACCCGCGTTCCGGGCCATCGAGGAGGTGTGGATCGGCTCCGGCGAAGTGCTCGCCCGGCTCCGCCCGCCGGCCGCGATCGGCGACGACGCGGCCGGACATCACATCCACCCCGTGCTGCTCGACGCCTGCTTCCAGTCGCTGCTGGCGACACGGCTCGCCGACGACGGGGCCGGGGAGACACCGGACGGGTCACCCTCCGGCATCCGTCTGCCGTTGTCGATCGAGGAGATGTGCCTGGCCCCGGTGGGGGACCGGCCGATCTGGGTGCACGCGACGGTGACCCGCGAGGACGCGGACGAACTCGTCGGTGACATGACCCTCCACGCGGACGACGGCGAACCCCTCGGCGCCATCCACGGCTTCCGCGCCGCCGACGTGGAGAAGGCGTCCACCGCGGTCGGCCTCGGCACGATCGACTCCTGGCTCGCCGAAACCGTCTGGATCGACCGGCCCTTCGCCCCGGATGAGAACACGGACCCGGCCGCGACCGGTGCCGAAGAGGTGTCCACCGTCGGCGACTGGCTGGTGTTCGCCGACGGCCGGGGCGTCGGCGACGCCCTGAGCGCCCTGCTCACGGAGCGCGGCGAACGCTGCCGCCTGGTCCGGCCGGGAGACACGTACCGGAAGGGCGACGACGGACGGGAGTTCACCGTCACCCCGGACTCCGCAGCCGACCTGGAACGGCTCCTCACCGACCTGGACGGCGGCGAGGAGGGCACAACGTCCGTGGGCACCGTCGTCCACCTGTGGAACCTCGACCTGCCGCACCTCGACGAAGCCACCCCGCAGGACCTCGTACGGCACAGCGGGACCGGGGCCTACTCACTGATCGCGCTCGCCCGGGCCCTGCTCCGCCGCGGTGCGACGGGCCGGCTGCACATCGTGACCCGCGGCGCGCAGCTCGTGGAACCCGGTGAGACGGTCGAACCCCTGGGAGCGCCCGCCTGGGGCGTCGGCCGGGTGCTCAGGCACCAGGAACTGACCTCCCACCGCGGCAAGCTGATCGACCTGGACCCCGGTACGCGGGGCGAGGAGGGACACCGCGCCGAGGCCCGGGCCCTGCTGCGGGAACTGCTGAACGACGACGAGGAGGAGATCGCGCTGCGCGGCGCGAACCGCCTCACCAGCAGGATCCGGCAGGCCGAAGGGCTCACCCATCCCCTCCCGCTGCGGTTGCGCACCGATGCCAACTACCTCGTCACCGGCGCCTTCGGAGCGCTCGGCCGGCTGCTCTGCCGGACGCTCGTGCGACGCGGGGCACGCAGCCTGATCCTGATCGGACGCACCGCGCTGCCGGAGCGCTCCGCCTGGCGCGACCTGGACCCCGCCGGCGCCCCGGGCCGCGCCGCCGCCTTCGTCAGAGAACTGGAGGCGCTCGGGGCACGGGTCGTCCTGGCACCGCTCGACATCACCGACGAGACCGCCTTCACCTCCTGGCTGGAGACCCACCGCAGCACCGACCCGCTGCCGGTGCGCGGGGTGTTCCACCTCGCGGGCCAGGTCCGCGACACCCTCGTCCCGGACATGGACCGGCAGACCTTCGCCGACGCACACGACCCCAAGGCCGTCGGCGCGTACCTGCTGCACCGCCATCTGCGTGACGAACCGCTGGACCACTTCGTCCTGTTCGCCTCGATCGCCTCGCTGCTGACCACGGCGGGCCAGACCAACTACGCCGCGGGGAACGCGTTCCTGGACGCGCTGGCCCAGCACCGCCGGGCGCTCGGCCTGCCGGGACTGAGCCTGGACTGGGGGCCGTGGGCCACCGGCATGATCGAGGAACTGGGACTGGTCGGGCACTACCTCCACAGCCGGGGGATGAGCTCGCTCGCCCCCGACGTCGGCATGGCGGTCCTGGAACGCGTCATCGGCCAGGACCGGCCCCAGCTGCTCGTCGCGACGGTCGTGGACTGGCCGGTGTTCCTGGCCTGGTACGCGACGCCGCCCGCCCTGGTGGCCGAGCTGGCGCGAACGGCCCCGGCCGGGAAGGCCGACGGGACGGGCGAGGGCATCCTCGACCTCTTCCGCGCGGCGGACGCGGACGAACGCCTGGCCCTGGTGGCCGGACGGTTCACCGCCCTGACCGCCTCGGTGCTGCGGACCGGCCCGGAACGGATCGACCCGCAGGCCGGACTCAACGCGCTGGGCCTCGATTCCCTCCTGGCGATGGAGCTGCGCGCCCGGCTCGGCTCCGAACTCGGCGTCGCCCCGCCCGTGGTGGCACTGCTCAGCGGCACCCCGGTCGGCGAACTGATCCAGCAGCTCCACGACGGCCTCGCCGAGGCGGTGGCCCACGAGTCGGGCGGGGACGGTGCGGGCGAGGTGGAGGTGTTCGAGGACGAACTCCGCCACCCGCTGACGCAGAACCAGAAGGCCCTGTGGTTCCTCCGGCAGCTCAACCCCGACGGCTACGCGTACAACATCGGCGGCGCCGTCGAGGTCCGGGTCGAGCTCGACCCCGACCTGATGTTCGAGGCCGTCCGCTGCATGGTCGTCCGCCATCCCGCCCTGCGGACCAACTTCCTCACGGTGGACGGCGTCCCGCTGCAACAGGTCTCGTCGGACACCGAACCGGACGTCGCCCTGTTCGACGTGCAGGACCAGGAGTGGGAGGACATCCACAGCACGATCGTCGCCGAATACCGCAGGCCCTACGACCTGGAGCACGACCGGCTGTTCCGCTTCCGCCTCTTCAAGCGCGGTCCCGACCGCTGGGTGATCATGAAAGCGGTCCACCACATCGTCTCCGACGCGATCTCGACGTTCACCTTCATCGAGGAACTCCTCGCGGTGTACGAAGGACTGCGCCAGGGCCAGGCACCCTCGCTGCCGCCGGTCACCGCGCGCTACCTCGACTTCCTCAACGCCCAGAACCGCTTCCTGGCCGGACCCGCGGCACCGCGCATGCTCGACTACTGGCGCTCCCACCTGCCGGCCCAGGTACCGACCCTGGAACTGCCCGTGGACAAGCCCCGGCCCGCCGTGCAGACGCACAACGGCGCGTCGGAGTTCTTCGTCCTGGACACCGGCCTCAGCGCCCGGGTGCACGAGCTGGCCCGCGAGCACGACGTGACCCCGTTCATGGTGCTGCTGAGCGCCTACTACCTGCTGCTGCAACGCTACTCGGGCCAGGACCAGGTCATCGTGGGCAGCCCGGTGACCGGCCGGACCGAGCAGGACTTCGCCTCCGTCTACGGCTACTTCGTCAACCCGCTCCCGCTGCACGCGGACCTGTCCGGCGACCCGACGACCGCCCAGTTGCTGCAACAGGTGCGGACCACCGTCCTGGGCGGGCTGGACAACCAGGAGTACCCGTTCGTCCTGCTGGTGGACAAGCTCGGACTCCAGCACGACCCGAGCCGCTCCGCGGTCTTCCAGGCGATGTTCATCCTGCTCACCCACAAGGTCGCCACCGAGAAGTACGGCTACCGGCTCCAGTACATCGAACTCCCCGAGGAAGAAGGACAGTTCGACGTCACACTCTCCGTCTACGAGGACGAGGCGGAACACCGCTTCCACTGCGTGCTGAAGTACAACACCGACCTGTTCCTGCCCGAGACCATGCGGCGGATGGCGGCGCACTACACCACCCTGCTCGACAGCATGACCACGGCACCGGCCGACCGTCCCACCAGCCGGCTGGAGATGATCGGGGCCCAGGAACGCGAGCTGCTGGTCGGCGAATGGAGCGGCGCCCGGAACGCCGCGGCACAAAAGCCCGGGACGGACCGCCCGCGCCCGGTGCACCGGCTGTTCGGCGAGGTCGCCGCCCGCCGCCCGGACGCCGTCGCCCTCACCGTTCCAACCCGCCACGGCACACCCCACCGGATGCGGTACGCGGAACTGGACCGCAGGTCCGAGGAACTGGCCCAGCGGCTGCGAGGACTCGGCGCGGGCACCGGCTCGGTGGTGGCGCTCTGCCTGGAGAAGTCGCCGGAACTCGTCGTCGCCCTGCTCGCGGTGCTCAAGGCCGGTGCCGCGTACCTCCCGGTCCCGCCCGACCACCCCGCCGACCGCCTCGCCCACACGGTACGCAGCGCGGCCGTCACCCTCGTCGTCGTCGAGGACGACACCTGCCGGGACCGGATGGCGGGGCTCCCGGCCCGGACCCTGACCCTGCGGGAACTGCACGACGCGCCCCTCGGGGAGGACGGGCCGAGAACCACGCAGTCCGCCGACGACGAGACCTGCCTCGACACCCCCGCGTACATCATCAACACCTCCGGCTCGACCGGCCTCCCCAAGGCCGTGCAGGTGAGCCACCGGAGCCTCGCCTCGGCCTACTGGGCCTGGCACCAGGAATACCGGCTGGACCACGACGTGCGGGTGCACCTCCAGATGGCCGCCCCGTCCTTCGACGTCTTCACCGGCGACGTGGTGCGCGCGCTGTGTTCGGGCGGCAGCCTGGTCCTGGTCGACCGCGACCTGCTCTTCGACACCGAGCGCCTGTACACCACCATGCGCGAGGAACACGTCGACTGCGCCGAATTCGTGCCCGCCGTCGTACGCGGCCTCATGGACCACTGCGAACGCGAGGGACGACGGCTGGACTTCATGCGCCTGCTGATCGTCGGCTCCGACGTGTGGAAGGCGGGGGAGTACCGGCGGCTGCGCGGACTGTGCGGACCGGACACCCGACTGCTCAACTCCTACGGGGTCACCGAGGCCACCATCGACAGCGCCTTCTTCGAAGGCCCCCTCGACGACCTGGAACCCGGACGTACGGTGCCCGTCGGACGGCCCCTGGGCAACAGCACGCTGCACGTGCTCGACCGCCACGGCGAACCCGTACCGCCCGGGGTGCCCGGCGAACTGTGGATCGGCGGCGACGGCGTCGCCCTCGGCTACGCCGGCGACCCGGAACTGACCGCCCGCCGCTTCGTCACCCGCACCCTGAGCCGGGAACCCGGCGCCGGCCCCGAACGCCTCTACCGCAGCGGCGACGCGGCCCGCTGGGACGCCGAGGGCCGGATCCACCTGCTCGGACGCATCGACGGCCAGGTGAAGCTCCGCGGCCACCGGATCGAGATCGGCGAGGTCGAGGCACACCTCGCCCAATGGCCCGCACTGGCCGGCGCAGTCGTCACGGTGCGCCCCGACGCCCGGGGCGAGGAAATGCTCTGCGCCTACTGCGTACCGGCACCGGGCACGGAACTGGACCGGCGCGCCCTGCGCCGGCACCTCGCCGACCTGCTGCCCGCCCACATGGTTCCCGCGCACTTCACCGCCCTGCCGGGGCTGCCACTGACCGCCAACGGAAAGGTCGACCTCGCCGCCCTGCCCGAGCCCCGGCCCGAGGCCGACGACGAACCCGAGGAGACGCTCCGCACCCCGTTCGAAGTGAGCATGGCCCGGCACTGGAAGGAACTGCTCGGCCTGGAACGGGTCGGCCTGGCACACGAGTTCTTCGAGGTCGGGGGCAGCTCGATCAAACTGATCGAACTCATCCACCGGCTGCGCAAGGAGTTCGGCGTCGGCATCCCCGTCAGCCTGCTGTACCGGGTCACCACCCTGCACGGCATGGCCGCGACCGTGGAACGCCTCGCCACCGGAGGCGACTTCGACGACCTGCCCTGCCTGAGCTTCAACAGCGAACGGGAACCCACCGTGTTCTGCTTCCCGCCCGCGGGCGGCCACGGCCTCGTCTACCGGGAGTTCGCCCACCGCCTCCCCGAGTACCGGCTCATCGCCTTCAACTACGTCCCCGGCTCGGACAAGGTGGTCCGCTACGCCGACCTCGTCGAGTCCCACCGGCCCGAGGGGAAGTGCCTGCTGCTCGGCTACTCGCTCGGCGGGAACCTCGCCTTCGAAGTGGCCAAGGAACTCGAGGGCCGCGGACGCGAGGTCGCCCACGTGATCGTGCTGGACTCGTACCGCATCCTCGAACCCTACGAACCCGGACACGAACACATCGAGATCTTCGAGGCCGAACTCGCCGAACACCTGCGCAAACACACCGGGTCGGACGCCGTCGCCCGCGAGACCCTCGACCACGCCGCGGAATACCTGGCCTTCTGCGGCCGCACACCGAACCTCGGCGAAGTGGCCGCGACCGTCAGCGTCGTCACGGACGAGGAGAAGACGGAACTCTACGCCGCCGGGGCGCGCGGCACCTGGCACGGCAGCTCGACCACGGCGACGGCCGTCCTGCGTGGTTCGGGCAGCCACGCCGACATGCTCGACTCCAAGCACGTGACCCGCAACGCCGAGCTGGTGCGCGGCATCATCCGGGAGGGCGCGAGCGATGTCCACTGA
- a CDS encoding NAD(P)/FAD-dependent oxidoreductase: MSTDTADPWSTREGGKDGSPRVIVIGAGVAGMSTGCYAQMNGMRSRIFEKHVLPGGCCTAWSRDGYIFDYCIEWLIGTAAGNEANQVWRELGALDGKSITNFEMFNRVVDETGREVVFYNDPDRLERHLLELSPDDARPIRSFCRDLRRFLDIELYPFLTAPALRTVRERASMLRTVLPAFRLFWRTAATPMHEFADRFQDPLLRRAFRNIFFQDPEGFPLLPYLFNMAGAHHNNAGFPQGGSLGLARSIEERYTGLGGEISYRARVERILVEDGRAVGIELRNGRRYYADHVVSACDGHTTIHGLLQGRYTGPRIDKLYNELLHRPGTLFPAVVSAFVGIEGDLGPDRAHSTTYLLPPEDAARLPGALQGSVVVQLRSDYSDGFAPPGRSVIHCTYFSDFEYWKDLRAADRKDYRARKRQVAEFVREFLERRMPGTGERIELVDIATPATTRRYTGNHDGSILAWKAFSDADDIAAKLVGKDRMRLPGLRGFSMAGQWVGMGGLIRAASTGRFVVQYLCDELGRGFTASESPGTGPWHPGKLGRLPQLDKWSARGDIRT; the protein is encoded by the coding sequence ATGTCCACTGACACGGCCGACCCGTGGAGCACCCGGGAAGGGGGGAAGGACGGCAGCCCCCGCGTCATCGTGATCGGCGCGGGCGTCGCCGGAATGTCCACCGGGTGCTACGCGCAGATGAACGGGATGCGGTCCCGCATCTTCGAGAAACACGTACTGCCCGGCGGCTGCTGCACGGCCTGGTCGCGCGACGGATACATCTTCGACTACTGCATCGAATGGCTGATCGGCACCGCCGCCGGCAACGAGGCCAACCAGGTGTGGCGCGAACTGGGGGCGCTCGACGGCAAGAGCATCACCAACTTCGAGATGTTCAACCGGGTCGTCGACGAGACCGGACGGGAGGTGGTCTTCTACAACGACCCGGACCGCCTGGAACGGCACCTGCTCGAACTCTCGCCCGACGACGCCCGGCCGATCCGCTCGTTCTGCCGCGACCTGCGCCGGTTCCTCGACATCGAGCTGTACCCGTTCCTGACCGCCCCCGCACTGCGCACCGTGCGCGAGCGGGCGTCGATGCTGCGCACCGTCCTGCCCGCCTTCCGCCTGTTCTGGCGCACCGCCGCGACACCGATGCACGAATTCGCCGACCGCTTCCAGGACCCGCTGCTGCGCCGGGCGTTCCGCAACATCTTCTTCCAGGACCCCGAGGGCTTCCCCCTCCTGCCGTACCTGTTCAACATGGCCGGCGCCCACCACAACAACGCCGGTTTCCCACAGGGGGGTTCACTCGGCCTGGCCCGGTCGATCGAGGAACGCTACACCGGGCTCGGCGGGGAGATCAGCTACCGGGCACGGGTCGAACGGATCCTGGTCGAGGACGGGCGTGCCGTCGGGATCGAACTGCGCAACGGCAGAAGGTACTACGCCGACCACGTCGTCTCGGCCTGCGACGGCCACACCACGATCCACGGCCTGCTCCAGGGCCGCTACACCGGACCGCGGATCGACAAGCTGTACAACGAACTGCTGCACCGCCCCGGCACCCTGTTCCCCGCCGTGGTCTCGGCCTTCGTCGGCATCGAGGGCGACCTGGGCCCCGACCGCGCCCACAGCACCACCTACCTGCTCCCGCCCGAGGACGCCGCGCGACTGCCCGGCGCCCTGCAGGGCAGCGTGGTGGTCCAGCTGCGCTCCGACTACTCGGACGGCTTCGCCCCGCCCGGAAGGTCGGTCATCCACTGCACCTACTTCAGCGACTTCGAGTACTGGAAGGACCTGCGCGCCGCCGACCGCAAGGACTACCGGGCCAGGAAGCGCCAAGTCGCCGAATTCGTCAGGGAGTTCCTGGAACGCCGGATGCCGGGCACCGGCGAGCGCATCGAACTGGTCGACATCGCCACCCCGGCGACCACCCGGCGCTACACCGGCAACCACGACGGCTCCATCCTGGCCTGGAAGGCGTTCTCCGACGCCGACGACATCGCGGCCAAGCTGGTCGGCAAGGACCGCATGCGCCTGCCCGGCCTGCGCGGATTCTCCATGGCGGGCCAGTGGGTCGGCATGGGCGGCCTGATCCGCGCCGCGTCCACCGGCCGCTTCGTCGTCCAGTACCTCTGCGACGAGCTGGGGCGCGGATTCACGGCGTCCGAGAGCCCGGGAACCGGACCCTGGCACCCCGGAAAGCTGGGCCGACTGCCCCAGCTCGACAAATGGTCCGCGCGCGGGGACATCCGCACATGA